The following proteins are co-located in the Streptomyces sp. DT2A-34 genome:
- a CDS encoding DUF6230 family protein: protein MASSSDVTSSAENFPENPESGSGSEASDTTDGPARRGRVRARRAAVMAVPATLVAGALAVLTAEGALGVQFAISGMPFTVTATELNGTGFEQFGGLDNMAPGSPNAGDTGGQVLVVTSAIKNATLTKLCQSVDLGGTNLLITAGSGAEKVTASDLTTDSTELSGDAAFTNIEIGNDASTLTKAGVKGPIGVFSQQADTVRIANLRQTNYATTAAVFKLPGLKLRFSSTGC from the coding sequence ATGGCCTCGTCCTCGGACGTCACCTCGTCCGCCGAGAACTTCCCCGAGAACCCGGAAAGCGGTTCCGGGTCCGAAGCGTCCGACACCACCGACGGCCCCGCCAGACGCGGGCGGGTCCGGGCGCGCCGGGCCGCCGTGATGGCGGTGCCGGCCACCCTCGTCGCCGGCGCCCTCGCGGTCCTCACCGCCGAAGGCGCGCTGGGCGTGCAGTTCGCCATCTCCGGCATGCCCTTCACGGTCACCGCGACCGAGCTCAACGGCACCGGGTTCGAGCAGTTCGGCGGCCTCGACAACATGGCGCCGGGCAGCCCCAACGCGGGGGACACCGGCGGGCAGGTGCTGGTGGTCACGTCCGCGATCAAGAACGCGACGCTCACGAAGCTGTGCCAGAGTGTCGACCTCGGCGGTACGAACCTGTTGATCACCGCGGGTAGTGGTGCCGAGAAGGTGACCGCGAGCGATCTGACCACCGACTCGACCGAGCTGTCGGGTGACGCGGCGTTCACCAACATCGAGATCGGCAACGACGCGAGTACGTTGACCAAGGCCGGGGTGAAGGGGCCGATCGGGGTCTTCAGCCAGCAGGCGGACACCGTGCGCATCGCCAATCTGCGGCAGACCAACTATGCGACCACTGCGGCGGTCTTCAAGCTTCCTGGCCTGAAGCTCCGATTCAGCAGCACGGGTTGCTGA
- a CDS encoding DUF6114 domain-containing protein encodes MSERAGFRSAFRRWRADRPFWGGLLLALGGAEILLTMKASMKVVLHVGMQGLAGYLLPALMVLLGLLILFNPAQRLFYSITGVLVALGTWPTSNLGGFFAGLLLGVVGSSLAFGWLPDQEPRGRRRRGRKGVAVTGAQQAGEPA; translated from the coding sequence ATGAGTGAGCGTGCGGGTTTCCGGTCGGCCTTCCGTCGTTGGCGGGCCGACCGGCCGTTCTGGGGCGGGCTGTTGCTCGCGCTGGGCGGGGCGGAGATTCTGCTGACCATGAAGGCGTCGATGAAGGTCGTTCTTCATGTCGGGATGCAGGGGCTGGCGGGGTATCTGCTGCCTGCCCTGATGGTGCTGCTCGGGCTGTTGATTTTGTTCAATCCGGCGCAGCGGCTCTTCTACTCGATCACTGGGGTTCTGGTCGCCCTGGGGACCTGGCCCACGTCGAATCTGGGCGGGTTTTTCGCGGGCCTCCTGCTGGGGGTCGTCGGAAGTTCCCTTGCCTTTGGGTGGCTGCCGGATCAGGAGCCGCGGGGGCGTCGGCGGCGGGGGCGGAAGGGCGTTGCGGTGACGGGCGCTCAGCAGGCTGGGGAGCCCGCCTGA
- a CDS encoding SAM-dependent methyltransferase, which yields MRAERIDTEIAHSARIYDYILGGKDHYPADREAGDAMAREWPALPVHMRANRDFMNRAVRYLVEEVGIRQFLDIGSGIPTSPNIHEIAQSVAPESRVVYVDNDPLVIALSQGALSSTPEGRTAYIEADMLDPAAVLDAPAFRATLDLGEPVALTVIAIVHFLLDEHDAVGIVRRLIEPLPAGSYLAMSIGTAEFAPEEVGRVAREYAARGMPMRLRSRAEAEEFFTGLDLVEPGIVQVHKWRPDGTGTEVIRDEDIAMYGAVARKPS from the coding sequence ATGCGCGCCGAACGTATTGACACCGAGATCGCCCACTCCGCCCGTATCTACGACTACATCCTCGGCGGCAAGGACCACTACCCGGCCGACCGGGAAGCGGGTGATGCCATGGCGCGTGAGTGGCCCGCGTTGCCCGTGCACATGCGGGCCAACCGGGATTTCATGAACCGGGCCGTGCGGTATCTCGTCGAGGAGGTGGGGATACGGCAGTTTCTCGACATCGGGTCCGGGATTCCGACGTCGCCCAACATTCATGAGATCGCCCAGTCGGTCGCCCCGGAGTCGCGGGTCGTGTACGTCGACAACGATCCGCTCGTCATCGCGCTGTCCCAGGGGGCGTTGTCGAGCACACCCGAGGGGAGGACGGCGTACATCGAGGCCGACATGCTCGATCCGGCGGCCGTGCTCGACGCCCCGGCGTTCCGCGCGACCCTCGATCTCGGGGAGCCGGTCGCGCTCACCGTCATCGCGATCGTGCACTTCCTGCTGGACGAGCACGACGCGGTGGGGATCGTGCGGCGGCTGATCGAGCCCCTGCCCGCGGGCAGTTACCTCGCGATGTCCATCGGCACCGCCGAGTTCGCGCCGGAGGAGGTGGGTCGGGTCGCCCGGGAGTACGCGGCCAGGGGCATGCCGATGCGGTTGCGCAGCCGTGCCGAGGCCGAGGAATTCTTCACCGGTCTGGACCTTGTCGAGCCCGGCATCGTGCAGGTGCACAAGTGGCGACCGGACGGAACGGGCACCGAGGTGATCCGGGACGAGGACATCGCGATGTACGGGGCGGTGGCGCGCAAGCCGAGTTGA
- a CDS encoding substrate-binding domain-containing protein produces the protein MKTPPPSSAFARIAALTAAACLLLAGCSAVGGSDDASGAEAAGTSGMKITLITHGGDGDAFWELVRKGAEVAAAKDGVDLTYAHDDDPAGQAELMRDAIREKADGIAVTLAKPSAMAGPVAEARAAGIPVVGLNSGMDQWRSAGLLGYFGQNESVAGTVVGNRLDGLKAKHALCVIHERGNVALEARCAGVKKGFGGETEMLYVEGTDMDAATAAITDRLRQDSSIDEVVTLGAQFALAAVDAAKKAGSDARVATFDLNSDLVKAVKDGDVQFAVDQQPYLQGYLAVDSLWLYKTNGNTLGGGEAPVLTGPAIVSKANVSSVTRFAANGTR, from the coding sequence ATGAAGACTCCACCCCCCTCCTCCGCTTTCGCTCGCATCGCGGCCCTGACGGCCGCCGCCTGTCTGCTGCTGGCCGGTTGCTCCGCCGTCGGCGGGTCCGACGACGCGTCGGGGGCGGAGGCGGCGGGCACCTCGGGGATGAAGATCACCCTCATCACCCACGGCGGTGACGGTGACGCCTTCTGGGAACTCGTGCGGAAGGGTGCCGAGGTGGCGGCCGCCAAGGACGGCGTCGACCTGACCTACGCGCACGACGACGACCCGGCGGGCCAGGCCGAGCTGATGCGGGACGCGATCCGTGAGAAGGCCGACGGCATCGCGGTGACCCTGGCCAAGCCGTCGGCGATGGCGGGTCCGGTCGCCGAGGCGCGGGCCGCCGGCATACCCGTGGTCGGCCTCAACTCCGGTATGGACCAGTGGCGGTCCGCGGGGCTGCTGGGGTACTTCGGCCAGAACGAGAGCGTCGCGGGCACGGTCGTCGGCAACAGGCTCGACGGCCTCAAGGCCAAGCACGCCCTCTGTGTCATCCACGAGCGCGGCAACGTCGCCCTGGAGGCGCGCTGCGCCGGGGTGAAGAAGGGGTTCGGCGGCGAGACCGAGATGCTCTATGTGGAGGGCACCGACATGGACGCGGCGACCGCCGCCATCACGGACCGGCTGCGGCAGGACTCCAGCATCGACGAAGTGGTCACGTTGGGCGCCCAGTTCGCGCTCGCGGCGGTCGACGCGGCCAAGAAGGCGGGCAGCGACGCCCGGGTCGCGACCTTCGACCTCAACAGCGACCTGGTCAAGGCCGTCAAGGACGGCGATGTTCAGTTCGCGGTGGACCAGCAGCCGTATCTCCAGGGCTATCTGGCCGTGGACTCGCTCTGGCTCTACAAGACCAACGGCAACACCCTCGGCGGCGGCGAGGCGCCTGTGCTCACCGGTCCCGCGATCGTCTCGAAGGCCAATGTGTCATCGGTGACGAGGTTCGCGGCCAACGGGACGCGCTGA
- a CDS encoding Tat pathway signal sequence domain protein, protein MRTRTLLTLAGTVAALTLPMAAPASAADGTVLTTGSVGGTAVAVGEVLTAPLASGTAATFYSSATGTSGISCTSSQFTATVADNPSAPGTATESVSAHTFDAASCTTNVVGVLGVTSITVDNLPYSAAVTSDGTVTVTPAEGSTIQTTVVLRTLLGSINCVYQAPSLSGTASNDDNTINFAGAPFAKVSGSSLCFANGYFTAKYAPVTGSGEAVYVN, encoded by the coding sequence ATGCGCACCCGCACCCTCCTCACCCTCGCCGGCACCGTCGCCGCCCTCACCCTCCCCATGGCCGCCCCCGCGTCCGCGGCCGACGGCACCGTTCTCACCACCGGCTCCGTCGGTGGTACGGCCGTCGCGGTCGGCGAGGTCCTCACCGCGCCGCTGGCGAGCGGCACCGCCGCCACGTTCTACTCCAGCGCGACCGGTACGAGCGGCATCTCCTGCACGTCGTCGCAGTTCACGGCCACTGTGGCGGACAACCCCAGCGCGCCCGGGACCGCGACGGAGTCGGTCTCGGCGCACACCTTCGACGCCGCGAGCTGCACCACCAACGTGGTCGGCGTCCTCGGCGTCACCAGCATCACGGTCGACAATCTGCCCTACAGCGCCGCCGTGACCTCCGACGGCACCGTCACCGTCACCCCGGCCGAGGGGTCCACCATCCAGACGACGGTCGTCCTGCGGACCCTGCTGGGCAGCATCAACTGCGTCTACCAGGCCCCCAGCCTGTCCGGTACGGCGAGCAACGACGACAACACGATCAACTTCGCCGGCGCGCCGTTCGCCAAGGTCTCCGGCTCGTCCCTCTGCTTCGCCAACGGCTACTTCACCGCCAAGTACGCCCCGGTGACCGGCAGCGGCGAGGCGGTGTACGTCAACTGA